A single window of Ananas comosus cultivar F153 linkage group 19, ASM154086v1, whole genome shotgun sequence DNA harbors:
- the LOC109725092 gene encoding outer envelope protein 80, chloroplastic, with protein sequence MARNDDVLFVSSSIKIPLASPSPFPPPPFVSALPFARHALSVHLDRAADAVRGWWRQRRTLPFSFSFPFPPPFAAAVAAVARAEPEPRRHVGREDEERVLISEVLVRDKDGEPLERADLEAAAAAALRSCRPNSALTVREVQEDVHRIIKSGFFSSCMPVAVDTRDGIRLIFQVEPNQDFHGMLCEGANLLPSKFLEDAFRDQYGKIVNIRHLDQAIKSINGWYQDRGLTGLVSYAEILSGGILRLQVTEAEVNNIIIRFLDRRTGEPTVGKTKPETILQQLTTKKGQAYSRAQVKRDVETILTMGIMEDVTIIPQPVADTNKVDLVMNLVERPSRGFSAGGGISSGITNGPLSGLIGSFAYSHRNLFGRNKKLNLSLERGQVDSIFRLNYIDPWIDGDNKRTSRTIMIQNSRTPGTLVHGSSQSEHGGLTIARVTAGIEYSRPFRPKWSGTVGLIFQHAGARDDKGYPITRDIYNSQLTASGRAYDNTLIAKFESIYTDSSDHSSTMFVFNVEQGLPFLPEWLCFNRATARVRQGYEIGPARLLLCASGGHVVGNFSPHEAFAIGGTNSVRGYEEGAVGSGRSYAVGSGEVSFRMYGPLEGVVFGDYGSDLGSGSKVTGDPAGARGKPGSGYGYGVGIRVDSPLGPLRLEYAFNDRNARRFHFGVGYRN encoded by the exons ATGGCGAGGAACGACGACGTCCTCTTCGTCTCCTCCTCCATCAAGATCCCCCTCGCCTCCCCCTCCCCTTTTCCTCCCCCTCCTTTCGTCTCCGCCCTCCCCTTCGCGCGCCACGCGCTCTCCGTCCACCTCGACCGCGCCGCCGACGCAGTCCGCGGCtggtggcggcagcggcggacGCTCCCGTTCTCGTTCTCGTTCCCGTTCCCGCCGCCGttcgcggcggcggtggcggcggtggcgcggGCGGAGCCGGAGCCGCGGCGGCACGTGGGGAGGGAGGACGAGGAGCGGGTGCTCATCAGCGAGGTGCTGGTCCGGGACAAGGACGGGGAGCCGCTCGAGCGCGCCGACctcgaggcggcggcggccgcggcgctGCGCTCGTGCCGCCCCAACTCGGCGCTCACCGTGCGCGAGGTGCAGGAGGACGTGCACCGGATCATCAAGAGCGGGTTCTTCAGCTCCTGCATGCCCGTCGCCGTCGACACCCGCGACGGCATCAGGCTCATCTTTCAG GTAGAACCCAATCAGGATTTTCATGGTATGCTTTGTGAGGGTGCAAATCTTCTACCTTCAAAGTTCTTGGAAGATGCATTTCGCGATCAATATG GGAAAATTGTCAATATAAGACATTTGGATCAAGCAATCAAATCTATCAATGGCTGGTATCAGGATCGTGGGCTAACTGGTTTG GTTTCCTATGCAGAGATACTTTCGGGAGGAATCCTTAGGTTACAGGTTACTGAAGCAGAGGTTAATAACATCATTATCCGTTTTCTTGATAGAAGGAC TGGCGAACCAACTGTTGGGAAGACGAAACCAGAGACCATACTCCAACAGCTTACTACAAAGAAAGGACAG GCCTATAGTAGAGCACAAGTTAAAAGAGATGTTGAGACAATATTGACTATGGGAATTATGGAAGATGTTACTATTATTCCACAGCCTGTTGCAG ATACAAATAAAGTTGATCTTGTTATGAATCTTGTTGAACGTCCAAGCAGAGGTTTCTCTGCAGGCGGTGGAATTTCAAGTGG GATTACCAATGGACCTCTTTCAGGACTCATTGGAAG CTTTGCCTATTCCCACCGGAATCTTTTTGGGAGGAACAAGAAACTAAATCTTTCACTAGAAAGGGGCCAAGTTGATTCCATATTCCGCTTGAATTATATTGACCCATGGATTGATGGAGACAATAAGAGGACATCAAGAACAATTATGATTCAG AATTCTAGGACTCCTGGAACGCTTGTTCATGGCAGCAGCCAATCTGAGCATGGTGGCCTGACCATTGCACGAGTTACTGCCGGAATTGAATACAGTCGACCTTTCAGGCCCAAGTGGAGTGGAACTGTTGGCTTAATTTTTCAG CATGCTGGTGCTCGTGATGATAAAGGCTATCCCATCACCAGAGATATCTATAACAGCCAGTTAACTGCCAG TGGAAGGGCTTATGACAACACACTAATTGCAAAGTTTGAAAGCATCTATACAGATTCTAGTGATCACAGTTCCACAATG TTTGTATTCAACGTGGAACAAGGGCTCCCTTTCCTTCCGGAGTGGCTATGTTTCAACAGAGCGACTGCTCGTGTTAGGCAAGGTTATGAAATTGGGCCTGCTCGGTTGCTCTTATG TGCATCTGGAGGGCATGTGGTGGGGAACTTCTCACCTCATGAGGCATTTGCAATTGGTGGGACGAATAGTGTTAGAGGTTATGAAGAAGGTGCAGTTGGTTCTGGGCGCTCATATGCTGTTGGTAGCGGAGAAGTATCTTTTCGCATG TATGGACCTCTAGAAGGTGTGGTATTTGGAGATTATGGAAGTGACCTTGGCTCGGGATCTAAAGTAACTG GTGACCCAGCTGGAGCAAGGGGGAAGCCTGGAAGTGGTTATGGTTATGGAGTTGGTATTCGTGTGGACTCGCCACTGGGCCCCCTTCGGCTTGAATATGCCTTCAATGATAGAAATGCAAGGAGATTTCACTTTGGAGTTGGCTATCGGAACTAA